Proteins encoded by one window of Myripristis murdjan chromosome 1, fMyrMur1.1, whole genome shotgun sequence:
- the pou4f2 gene encoding POU domain, class 4, transcription factor 2 isoform X2 translates to MMMMSLNSKQPFAMAHASLPEPKYSSLHSSSEAMRRACLPTPPVLMCAFYLQLQSNIFGGLDESLLARAEALAAVDIVSQTKSHHHPPHHSPFKPDATYHTMNTLPCTSSSSSSSSVPISHPSALAGHHHHHHHHHHHQPHQALEGDLLDHITPGLALGAMAGPDGSVVSTPAHPAHMAGMNHMHQAAINMAHAHGLPSHMGCMSDVDADPRDLEAFAERFKQRRIKLGVTQADVGSALANLKIPGVGSLSQSTICRFESLTLSHNNMIALKPILQAWLEEAEKSHREKLNKPELFNGAEKKRKRTSIAAPEKRSLEAYFAIQPRPSSEKIAAIAEKLDLKKNVVRVWFCNQRQKQKRMKYSACV, encoded by the exons atgatgatgatgtctctCAACAGCAAGCAGCCTTTCGCCATGGCCCATGCCAGCTTGCCCGAGCCCAAGTACTCCTCACTGca cagcagctcggAGGCGATGCGCCGAGCCTGTCTCCCAACCCCACCGGTAC TTATGTGTGCATTCTATTTGCAATTGCAGAGCAATATATTCGGAGGCTTGGATGAGAGTTTGTTGGCCCGGGCTGAAGCTCTAGCGGCGGTGGATATAGTCTCGCAGACCAAGAGCCACCACCACCCTCCACATCACAGTCCCTTCAAGCCGGACGCAACCTACCACACCATGAACACTCTCCCCTGCAcctcctcttcgtcctcctcctcatcgGTGCCTATTTCTCATCCGTCCGCCTTGGCTggccaccaccatcaccaccaccatcaccaccaccaccagcctcACCAGGCGCTGGAGGGGGACCTGCTGGACCACATCACCCCGGGACTGGCACTAGGAGCCATGGCAGGGCCGGATGGCTCGGTGGTTTCCACGCCTGCGCACCCTGCCCACATGGCGGGCATGAACCACATGCACCAGGCAGCCATCAACATGGCTCATGCCCACGGGCTACCGTCTCACATGGGCTGCATGAGCGACGTGGACGCCGATCCAAGGGACTTGGAAGCCTTCGCAGAGAGGTTTAAGCAGAGACGGATCAAACTCGGGGTTACCCAGGCGGATGTAGGGTCAGCTTTGGCCAACCTGAAGATTCCTGGGGTGGGCTCCCTCAGCCAAAGCACCATCTGCCGATTCGAGTCCCTCACGCTCTCTCACAACAACATGATTGCTTTGAAGCCCATCCTGCAAGCGTGGCTGGAAGAAGCCGAGAAATCACACAGGGAGAAACTTAATAAACCCGAGTTGTTCAACGGCgcggagaaaaagaggaagcgCACGTCGATAGCCGCACCAGAAAAGAGATCACTGGAGGCCTATTTTGCCATTCAGCCACGTCCTTCCTCGGAGAAAATCGCAGCAATCGCAGAAAAGCTGGACCTCAAAAAGAACGTGGTGCGGGTCTGGTTTTGCAACCAGCGACAGAAACAGAAACGAATGAAATACTCTGCATGCGTCTAA
- the pou4f2 gene encoding POU domain, class 4, transcription factor 2 isoform X1, with protein sequence MMMMSLNSKQPFAMAHASLPEPKYSSLHSSSSSTLTSNAPSSSCSSSRHSSTIISSSGSSSSEAMRRACLPTPPSNIFGGLDESLLARAEALAAVDIVSQTKSHHHPPHHSPFKPDATYHTMNTLPCTSSSSSSSSVPISHPSALAGHHHHHHHHHHHQPHQALEGDLLDHITPGLALGAMAGPDGSVVSTPAHPAHMAGMNHMHQAAINMAHAHGLPSHMGCMSDVDADPRDLEAFAERFKQRRIKLGVTQADVGSALANLKIPGVGSLSQSTICRFESLTLSHNNMIALKPILQAWLEEAEKSHREKLNKPELFNGAEKKRKRTSIAAPEKRSLEAYFAIQPRPSSEKIAAIAEKLDLKKNVVRVWFCNQRQKQKRMKYSACV encoded by the exons atgatgatgatgtctctCAACAGCAAGCAGCCTTTCGCCATGGCCCATGCCAGCTTGCCCGAGCCCAAGTACTCCTCACTGcattcctcctcatcctccacttTGACTTCCAATGCACCTTCATCCTCCTGCTCGTCCTCCCGACACAGCAGTaccatcatcagcagcagcggcagcagcagctcggAGGCGATGCGCCGAGCCTGTCTCCCAACCCCACCG AGCAATATATTCGGAGGCTTGGATGAGAGTTTGTTGGCCCGGGCTGAAGCTCTAGCGGCGGTGGATATAGTCTCGCAGACCAAGAGCCACCACCACCCTCCACATCACAGTCCCTTCAAGCCGGACGCAACCTACCACACCATGAACACTCTCCCCTGCAcctcctcttcgtcctcctcctcatcgGTGCCTATTTCTCATCCGTCCGCCTTGGCTggccaccaccatcaccaccaccatcaccaccaccaccagcctcACCAGGCGCTGGAGGGGGACCTGCTGGACCACATCACCCCGGGACTGGCACTAGGAGCCATGGCAGGGCCGGATGGCTCGGTGGTTTCCACGCCTGCGCACCCTGCCCACATGGCGGGCATGAACCACATGCACCAGGCAGCCATCAACATGGCTCATGCCCACGGGCTACCGTCTCACATGGGCTGCATGAGCGACGTGGACGCCGATCCAAGGGACTTGGAAGCCTTCGCAGAGAGGTTTAAGCAGAGACGGATCAAACTCGGGGTTACCCAGGCGGATGTAGGGTCAGCTTTGGCCAACCTGAAGATTCCTGGGGTGGGCTCCCTCAGCCAAAGCACCATCTGCCGATTCGAGTCCCTCACGCTCTCTCACAACAACATGATTGCTTTGAAGCCCATCCTGCAAGCGTGGCTGGAAGAAGCCGAGAAATCACACAGGGAGAAACTTAATAAACCCGAGTTGTTCAACGGCgcggagaaaaagaggaagcgCACGTCGATAGCCGCACCAGAAAAGAGATCACTGGAGGCCTATTTTGCCATTCAGCCACGTCCTTCCTCGGAGAAAATCGCAGCAATCGCAGAAAAGCTGGACCTCAAAAAGAACGTGGTGCGGGTCTGGTTTTGCAACCAGCGACAGAAACAGAAACGAATGAAATACTCTGCATGCGTCTAA